From Quercus lobata isolate SW786 chromosome 11, ValleyOak3.0 Primary Assembly, whole genome shotgun sequence:
TGGGTCAGTGTGCGGTCCTTGTTGCAAGCAACCGTACAcaattctttggaagatgatgaaCTATCCTTATCCTCTGTAGTATATAGCAAATACCCACTGTGAGTGTTTGTAGACATTGATGATTCGGATTGGTTGAGATTGAGCTTCAAGTGTTTGTTGATGAAAGTGGTGTCAGTGATGATGGAGTTCCAAGATTTCGAAAAACACCTGAATCGGGTTAAGGATTTCACTGGTAGGTGACCCAGGATGTCTTCTACGACGTCGTCTGGAACACTCTCGCGCATTGTTGCTGCAGTTTGAGACATTAGGAAGGGACCAGGTTCAAGGTTTCAGGTTTTAGTTTGTGTTTTGACTGTTTAGtgtgaaaaaaaagtgaaatgaagGAAGGAGCTGGAGGAACATGTTTATGCGTGTCATAAAACTCATATGGAGAGAacagtgaaggaaaaaaaaaaatttttggagaTTTGGTGAGTGAATCTATTGGGCCTAAGCCTCATAGAAAAACGACTAAGCCCAAGAAGGCTTTATTTGCCCGAAGTGAATCACTTTCaacccccccttttttttttcctctcaaaatACCAAAGTTAGTTGGGATGTGGATTAATAATTGCCTATTGTTGAAAGTAAGGTAATAATAATTAAGAGGAGGGGTGGGGAAGATAATCTTTTTGTGAGTGGAGCTTGCCAAATCCACTTGGtaaaacaaatttcatatttgttaGACAAAATTTCATACTTGTTAAACTTTTATCtgaatgtaaaatttttaattatgtaaGGTTTGTACGAGTTCTGAAACTATGAAAACTAGTATCAAGCTTTTAACTCGATATAGTTCTTACCAAACTACATCTTCCAATTTGGTGGTGGATCAGTTGACTCAGTGTAGAATTGATCATTTCAATACCTATATAGAACTCAATTCATTTAATACCTATGTAAAACTCAATTCATTTTgtcaaacaaaatttcatacttGTCAAACTTTTGTCTGAATGTAAAATCTTTAAATCATGTAGGGTTTGTATGAGTTCTGAGACTATGAAAACTGGTATCAAGCTCTTAACTCGATATAGTTCTTACCAAACTACATCTTCCAATTTGGTGGTGGATCAGTTGACTCTGTGTGGAACTGATCATTTCAATACCTATGTAGAACTCAATTCATTTAATACCTAAGTTACATGTGATAAGTAATTATTTAGTACACCAAATTCCCTCCCCCCAACAACATAATAGTGAGTGTATTgctataaggaaaaaaaagaaatatatttttttggacaGGTTATAAGAGGAAAAATATAATGCtccaatataaaataattgtccCTAATATGGGTACTCCTATAGCTTGGTTTGATTAAACAATGTGTTTGACTTCACTTGTAGAGTTCTATTATTGAATTGTCATTTTGATTATAATTTCTAAGTAATATTTTAAGTTCCCTTTTCTGTGTTAGAGACTTGAAAAATCAATTGAGAAACATATGGGGCTGAACATGTGGCTGTACTTGTAACTCACATATTCCATGAGATTAATCCCAAGGGGCTGCAAAGAATCTTGCATTTGAGGAAGCTATAACAGGTTGCTTTCCCCTCAGAAACTGGAGATCCTAGTCAGACTCTATGTATGTATAAACTATTCCCAGCTCCAACCCAAACCCTTACGTACTATcttcaatcaaaacaaaagaaaagctaCCTGCTAGTGCTATGGCTGAGAGAAGTTTGTCTACGTCAAGGCTATTGAAGCCATATGAAGATAGACCCGTCATCGTTTTCAGTGGTTTCAACTGGTTCAAACGACCTTCGGTGACAGAATTGAAACACAGATAGAATAATGGAGTCATTGAAACACAGATAGAATGGTATTCCATTGAAGTACCAGACACAGACGcagagcaaaagcaaaagctCAATCCGTTTTCAGTAACAGAGGTTGAGAGATTGAGTTACTTTGCAGTTTTAGGCTCATCTATTTATTGTATTAGCCATTACACTACCCACTGTACCGATCAAGTTTGGAAGTTAGGCCTTACCGGTTGTATTGATGGTTGGCAACCTAATCCTTTATCATCAATTGGTGGTAGAGTGCTTCTTCAAAAGATCATCTTGAATGGAAAGTTGTATTTTTATGAACTTTGTAGCAGTAACATCTAATTCCAATGCAGAAAAACTTGTGCCCATAATTTAGATAGAAATACTATTTTTACATCTATCACAtatgaaaaacagagcaaaaatTTATGTCTTAATTGTACGAAAGTAAATTGTGTTCATCCTTAAATTAAGATAATCCTTGGTCATATCAGTGGTTATATTTCTCCTAGAAAGAACAGTTCCTAGAGGCAAAGCTCTATAAAGAAGCTGCCACAAGAAAACCACCAGTGTAAAGGAAGCTAAAGAGGCTAAGGAAGtttccaattaatttttatgaagTCGCCCTGCTGTGGCCATCGCCACTGCTGCCCAGCCcactgctgctgctgctgctgcctAGGCCACCACCGCTGCCCAATGCACCGCCTAGGTCATCCATGGAGCAAACATTGGAGTTCTTCTCCTCTTCCacctctctcaaactctctcgATCTGTGTAAACATTTTGAGTAATGAACGAGCATGAGAAAAATAAGGTGCCATTAAATAGGTCAGTTCACATGGccattaacaaatttttaatgaTGACATGGCTAGTGGTATAATTTTCAACCATTAGATCTCTTATAAatcaatagtaaaaaaaaaagttgtacctgttaataataaaattgcatCTTAGTTTTGTGGTTTTCATGTTTTCCTCAGCACACAAGACATTTCTTTGTGTTTGATATTTCCTTTCAATGAAGTtctattatttatcaaaaacaataataatacagAAAATTTTCCTATCCTAAAATCACACATGCATATGACAAATACTTCAAATTTGTCCTCCTTCATTGGAACATTAACACCTACAAATGATATTAACGCAAGTTTTGTTTCTTCCACGGTTAATTATGATCAATCAAGATTCCACTGTTTTAAGCTTCTAAATGGGAGCATAATTTCAACTACTGCTAGTTGTTGGACTTGAGAACATTTGACAACAATATTCAATCAGAAATAGCTATGGAATTAAACATTACTATGCAGACCAATTAGGCTAATGGGTTTTTGAATGGTCAATGGCAAAAGTACTAAAGAACAAAATTGCTTAGCTATCTAAAATCCCCATTTTTAGCACATTTCGGAGTTGCTAACTACAATGGTATACTCTTAAATACGTCTCGTTGCTACTTGTAACATTGATAACACCTACAATGTGCACAGAATTGCTGGATATTCTcagcaataataacaaaatctaTACAAAATAAAGTAGACAGTACTCAATGAAAATTTTCCAAACCTCAATACACATTGTTACCCACAATTACTTTCACCAAACATAGACACAAACAGCTAAACAATCCTCCTACCGGTAGACAGtacaaaaacacatcaaaactATTAATATTTGCAACCTCCACATTCTCTCTAGTCCCTATTGATGTTAATTCAATTAACTGGTAGTGTATAAACTAATATTAACACTGGGTTAATAGtcattttccttccattttACAGCAACCAGACAGAGgctaaaaaaaagaaccaaacaaaatgAGACACAAAGCAAAGCCAATATTGAACAAaatcaagtaaacaaaaaagttaATCATTATTAAACTTTTTGTCCAAAGTCCTAACAAATGACAGTCACTATTTGGCTGCTGAGAAAGcctaggaaaagaaagaaacaaagaaaaaaaaaagcgcaGGTGAAAATTTAAACTCCAAAATTGACTTAAGTTAGAATTATTAGAACAGGGCCAAGGATTAGCAAAAGGCAACCCTAAGCCTAGCATTCTCTGCTCAAGCAGTAAATTTGCTTATAAGAAATGCTCactgaaaagagaaaaacaaaatcaataagATTGACCTCAATTTAACATTTCCAACTATCATTCCTCAAATGCAATTTAGCTAACTTCACCCATTCATATTGAGAGATTTCTTAAACTCAAGGATGGAAGCAATTACAACCTTAGTTTCAGCATCAAAAGTACTAGCTAAAGTTATATACAAACTTAGCTATTCTAGCTAAAGTTAATTTTCACAATGATGGTGGCAAAACTGAGAGTTATATAATAGTTGAAGTTAATTTTCACATTTACTTACCCCCATCAAGTAAAACCAAGCTCTCCATTGAATTAGCTGAGAAAGCCACCCAATTAGCATCTTCAATTGCAAGAATGTTCTGATTTTGACTCTCAAGGTCAAATGAAACCAGCCCAGTGGCATTCTTAATGAGAAGTTCACCATTGTTAGTGCAGCCAAAGAAATGACCCATACAAACCCATTCCATTGGTATCACAAATTTTCTAGTCCAAGACTCGGGCACACCATACTCCTCCATAACCCATACGTGGCATAAGACACTCCCATTACGCTCATTGCCAAGATCATGAGCGAAAACGAAATTAGCCGGCAATCCCTTGTGCACTGCAAGTTTAGGTATATTTATAGTCACTCCATCTAAGTGATTACGAGGCATCATTATCTCATGGAAGCTCTCATCGCTAATGTCAAAGGACAAAATGAATAAATAGCCGATGCTAAATGCTAAAGCATGCAGAGCTCCATTATAAAATGTAAAGGGACCCCAAACACAACAAATAGTCCCAAGTTTTGGTTCAGTCCTTAAGGACTCCATTGATATTACAACCTTCCTCCACGAATCCGAACTTAACGTGTAAATCTCTGCTTCAGCTTCTGATTCATTGAACATCGCATCACACACAATTCTCAGAATCTTGAAGTCGCTGTTCAGAGAATCATAAGCAAATCCAATAGCGGCTCTTTCATTATGCTTGCGATTAAAGCGAGTAGCTACAAGTTTCTTCAACATTCTAATACTTGGGTTCCACAAATAAATAACGTGACAAAGTTCTTTCTCACGACTAGCTAGGCAGAACAAGCCATTACAGAAACCAACAATCATGTACTTGTCAAAAAATGAGGGGATTTCAAACCTAGAAACCTGGGTCAGTGTGCGGTCGTTGTTGCAAGCAACCGTACAcaattctttggaagatgatgaaCTATCCTTATCCTCTGTAGTATATAGCAAATACCCACTGTGAGTGTTTGCGGATATTGATGATTCGGATTGGTTGAGGTTGAGCTTGAAGTGTTTGTTGATGAAAGTGGTGTCAGTGATGATGGAGTTACAAGATTTCGAAACGCACCTAAATCGGGTTAAGGATTTCACTGGTAGCCGAGCCAGGATGTCTTCTACGACGTCGTCTGGAACACGCTCGCGCATTGTTGCTGTAGTTTGAGACATTAAGAAGGGACCAAGTTTATGGTTTCAGGTTTTAGTTTGTGTTTTGACTTCTAAGTGTGAAATGAAGGGGCTGGAGGAATGTGTTTATATGTGTCATAAAAGTGTAAAACTCATACGGAGGAGAacagtgaagaaaaaaaaaatggagatttTGGTAAGTGAATCTATTGGGCCTCAGCCATAGAATAACCACTAAGCCCAAGAAGGCTTTATTTACCCAAGTGAATCACTTTCATCCCTGTTTTTCCTCTCAAAATACCAAAGTTAGTTTGGATGTGCATTAATAATTGCCTATTTGTTGAAAGTTAGGTAATAATGATTAAGAGGAGTGTGGGGAAGATAATCTTTTTGTGAGTGGAGTTTGCCAAACTTGCTTggtaaaacaaattttatttgttagaCAAAATTTCATACTTATCAGATTTTTGTTTGAATGCAAAATCTTTTAATCATGTTGGGATTGtacgagttggacaatgaaaacTTTGTATCAAGCTCTCAGCCTACTATAGTTCTTACCAAATTGCCACTCTATTGCTTAAACATCTTCCAATTTGGTGGTGGATCAGTTGACTCAGTTTGGAACTCATCGATTCAATACCTATATAGAACTCAATTCATTTAATACCTAAGTTACATGTAATTAGTAATTATTTAGTACACCAAATCCcttcccccacccccccccccccaccccaaaaaaaaaaaaaaaacataatagtGAGTGAGTTgctataagaaaaagaagaattttttttttttttttggataggttaTTGTCCCCAATATGTATACTCCTATGGCTTGGTTTGATTAAACGATGTATTTGACTTCACTTGTAGTGTTCTATTTTTGAATTGTCATGTTGATTCTAATTTCTAAGTATATTTTAAATTCCCTCTTTTGTGTCAGAGAGTTAGAAAATCAATTAAGAAACGTATGGGGTTGAACATGTAGCTTTACTTGAAACTCACATATTCCATGAGATTAATCTCAAGGGGTGCAAAGAATCTTGCATTTAAGGAAGCTATTACATATTGCTTTCCCCTCAAAAATCACAAAGTTTCCAAAATAGCTCATGAACCACCAATTTCTACGTCAGAATGACTGATTTCTTGGGCCTAATTTCAAAGTTAATCTTTACGCAACAAGTGACAGGAGACCAAATCCCTACAGCTTCATTCTGTAGGGATACTGATCTGAAATATAGActtctaaaatttttcattgaTGCTATTTACATTTACAAAGCCTAAGggcttgtttggattgaggggggaATAAGGGGAGTGAAGGAGAGTAGAATAATGTAGGCTAAAAATAGGCTAATTGTAGGCCAAATATACTctattctactctactccccaTTCCTTCCTCTCAATTCAAACTGACCATTAAATTCCCAAAGGGGGAGCTCTAGTGCAGCTACAacttcaacaattttaaaagccTTCCAACTTGATCACTTGAGCACAAtgattaaaaagttatatttatgttttttttaagaaaaaaagttatatttatgtttaatttaatatttaagatATAGTAAAATACATATTTGACTTTTCTATAGTATCATCCAacagaataaaaaatgaagacaaACCATATGGCTCATTATGGTAGTCCTAAATTTTCAGTTTGAAAAGGCAAACTGCCAACATCATCATTACTCATAAAACcaatctaaaatattttaatacaaaatatgcATTGGATTTTCCTATGataatctttttcctttttgtataattttctcttcttcttcttctttttccagcAAGACCAAACTCTTACCTCCATTTAAATgcaggagaaaaaaaagagagaaacaagcTAGTTGAGGTTTTAAACTACCATAGTAAAGGGACACCAACATCGTCAAAATCACTAATCTTGCCACCAGGAAGAGAAAGAATgtcctaaatcaaaataaatattaatttcccCATCAAAATTACTATGATATTGACCTAACAATTAACTACTCCAGCATCACTCTTATTCTGTGGAATCATAGACAGCACAACTAACAAACAACCAATGCTATCAAcattcttttatttcatttagtCATAAAACCATCATATTAGTTTTGCAAGCCTCACAGGTTTATAccttattatattatatgttattttaatttaattaaactGCAATATTAGATACACTCACATTTTAGGATCAGGATTTAAAACCTTACAACCTAGAAAACAAACGTGGAAGTGTGaaaccaaaaactcaaaaatcactatcccaaagaaaaaaactcaaaacccgttcccataaaaaaaattaaaaaaaaaaaaaatcaaaaccgtacaacccaacaaaaattaacacataaattttttgacaatattatTTGAACTCTCAAACCTCTGTGACTCTCTCCCGCTATTTCAAGGGTCTCAAGGCTGCCAACAATACTACTTCATCAGCGTGGAAAAAGAACAGGGTTGATATATTGGTTTGTACCCTTTGTTtgcaataatttcaaacattagtgtttttttttttttttttggacggGGGGGGTTAAGGGTtggagttttatttttaaaatcattactAGAATcatctttttaaagaaaatctcGAACAGAAACCATGAAATACTTACTCTCAATTCCAAAAGGATTGGAGATCCTAGTCAGACTCTATTTATGTATAAAC
This genomic window contains:
- the LOC115969338 gene encoding uncharacterized protein LOC115969338, which translates into the protein MEEYGVPESWTRKFVIPMEWVCMGHFFGCTNNGELLIKNATGLVSFDLESQNQNILAIEDANWVAFSANSMESLVLLDGGGLFSCLCLCLVKVIVGNNVY
- the LOC115967110 gene encoding F-box/kelch-repeat protein At3g23880-like is translated as MRERVPDDVVEDILARLPVKSLTRFRCVSKSCNSIITDTTFINKHFKLNLNQSESSISANTHSGYLLYTTEDKDSSSSSKELCTVACNNDRTLTQVSRFEIPSFFDKYMIVGFCNGLFCLASREKELCHVIYLWNPSIRMLKKLVATRFNRKHNERAAIGFAYDSLNSDFKILRIVCDAMFNESEAEAEIYTLSSDSWRKR